The Vigna unguiculata cultivar IT97K-499-35 chromosome 6, ASM411807v1, whole genome shotgun sequence genome contains a region encoding:
- the LOC114186782 gene encoding protein LIGHT-DEPENDENT SHORT HYPOCOTYLS 10-like produces MSTQMHNEAPSSSRAAAAVTAAASDQRHQQPVPVPLSRYESQKRRDWNTFGQYLKNQTPPVSLSQCNFNHVLEFLRYLDQFGKTKVHLHGCIFFGQPDPPAPCTCPLRQAWGSLDALIGRLRAAYEEHGGSPETNPFGSGAIRVYLREVKECQAKARGIPYTKKKKKKNQLKGPHHPKSLKQLAT; encoded by the coding sequence ATGTCCACCCAAATGCACAACGAAGCACCCTCATCGTCAAGGGCTGCCGCTGCCGTCACCGCCGCCGCCTCTGATCAGCGCCATCAACAGCCGGTGCCCGTCCCTCTCAGCCGCTACGAATCGCAGAAGCGCCGAGACTGGAACACCTTTGGACAGTACCTGAAGAACCAGACACCGCCAGTTTCGCTTTCCCAGTGCAACTTCAACCACGTGCTTGAGTTCCTCCGCTACCTCGACCAATTCGGAAAAACTAAGGTCCACCTCCACGGTTGCATCTTCTTTGGGCAGCCCGATCCGCCGGCGCCATGCACCTGTCCTCTGAGACAGGCGTGGGGGAGTCTGGACGCGCTCATCGGACGGCTCCGGGCGGCCTACGAGGAGCACGGAGGGTCGCCGGAGACCAATCCCTTTGGCAGCGGAGCTATTCGCGTGTACCTTCGTGAGGTGAAGGAGTGTCAAGCAAAGGCAAGAGGCATCCCTTACactaagaaaaagaagaagaagaaccaaCTTAAGGGCCCTCATCACCCTAAGTCCCTCAAGCAATTGGCCACTTGA